The following proteins are co-located in the Betta splendens chromosome 9, fBetSpl5.4, whole genome shotgun sequence genome:
- the LOC114861877 gene encoding microsomal glutathione S-transferase 1-like: MTNLIDNEVFLAFSTYAAIVIVKMMLMGPLTGYYRITRGAFANEEDLGKTKDKKLLRTHPDVERVRRCHQNDLENVLPFVLIGLLYSLTVPELGTALLHFRLFVASRIFHTVAYVAALPQPSRGLSYILGLLITFSMTYRVLSMVLLL; encoded by the exons ATGACAAATCTTATAGACAATGAGGTTTTTCTGGCGTTCAGCACCTATGCTGCCATCGTCATAGTGAAAATGATGCTGATGGGGCCTCTGACTGGGTACTACCGCATAACTAGAGGG GCCTTTGCTAATGAGGAAGATCTAGGAAAAACTAAAGACAAGAAGTTGCTGAGAACTCATCCTGATGTGGAGCGAGTTCGAAG GTGCCACCAGAACGACCTGGAGAATGTCCTTCCCTTCGTGCTCATTGGCCTGCTCTACTCCCTGACGGTACCTGAGCTTGGAACTGCTCTGCTTCACTTCCGCCTCTTTGTGGCGTCTCGGATCTTCCACACTGTTGCCTATGTTGCTGCGCTGCCCCAGCCCTCTAGGGGTCTGTCCTATATACTGggcctgctgatcaccttctcTATGACTTACAGAGTGCTCAGCATGGTCCTCCTCCTTTAG